ACCAGCACAATTTCTGTCCGGGAGAGCTAGGGTCAAAATGTTTTACGAATCAGTATGTAGGTGCTGTATGCGAACCTAATTCACGTAGGGAGTATTATTATACCACGAAATGCGTAATGAGAATGACTTGGTCAGAAGTAATGTAAAATGCAATCGACTAAATATTGATAATCACACAACTAAACTCCCTGACTTTATTTCATTGCTCATATGGGTGGTATTATAAACGAGATGTATGGTAACTTGTGTCGAGCTGTACACGTTTGCAATATACTAATAGACAAATTGGAATCCATCCAAAATTCTGCTGTCCGCTTTATAACTTCTAATTACAGTTGTCAATCTAGCAGTACCCAAATCAAACGCGATGTTTCTCTTCCTGACTTGCATTCCCGCCGTtctgttgcccttctttgcctctttcataaatactactacagtgtagaccgcttataacgtaagtcgccggagtcgagAATATCCGctctataagcggtaccgcactataaccaaagcaacaattttcaaggcccgcagaTATGCCAACAGTGTGCACCGAGCCGCctcgcgtatgcgacagtcgaataatgcggctagaatgtttgcattcaatttacagtcgaatcccgttaattcgaaccaaatcccgtggcggcgcctccggccggcattgctccggcaccgctatagagtaaaagcttagaagatacccctcaatgtcgcgtgcgaacaaaacaaaaacaaaacaaaaaaaatgcggcggatatttcaccctctctcaaatggcaaggtcgccgattctgcattgcgccggaacatgcgtgtacgtgccgacgtctcagccacgctactgtaGCCACACGTaggaaatggcagtgaacccttctttctcctgtatgcttcctctactttttagtcacatgttgaccttgcacgttgcggctacggcgcagagggaagcagcagcgctgtTCCAGgacggccaacgaaactgctcacgccggcaaacgccagcttcccgataacggcagaaaacgaaacttcggggagctggcgccgggccctCTTGGGCGGCGGCACCTGCACGGCGGCAGGCGCGCACAGTAACAGTCGAAAGTGatggagctacgagggagggcgaggggagccaccgaagcgacggagttgccaaggcgaaatccgcttccctgctgccctcctccctcacattccacggtctccgtgtacgcccttcgccgtgccgtgccggcgccgcccgctccctgaagtttcgttgactgccgttatcgtgaagcgagcgtcgGCCGGTgctggcagtttcgtggccctcgctcgctatgcgcgccgtgacatttcacaactcgcactcaaaattctggtttcagcctcactggctgttcgttcacaccacgtgcccttatcctccacttcgtctctctttcttcctcgagcactccttggggcgcccgtttgaggggaacgttcgccgtctccgctgacttccgtactcccaggcagccgcactgtaaccggtatttcgtttcctgcaactgcactataagcgatatgtgtatacatggagtgctatgggaaaattaacgggagtctgaaaagaccgcactatatccggtcttGCACTATAGCGGTTACGtgataagtggtctatactgtataactCGTGGTTCAGCCATTCCTTCGCGCACATCTAGTCGActtcataatcatctcagcttcaGGCGGAATTtggccgcacacagtcattcaataattctgctttgccacgcgccatcgcattatggaataaccttccaaatgATATTGTTTCATTAAAAGATCCTGCCGAATTTCATGAACAATTGCAACTTCATATGTTCTCTTGACTTTGTTTTACGATGTATTTTTTCCAATGTTTACCAGTTTTCCTTCCAATGTACAATTTTATTTGTTTCTCCTACtatgtaccgtatttattcgaatataaggcgaggttttTTTCCGAAAACCGCGCACGTTGTCTGTCTGGCATACAATTGTTGACAACAATTCTTCTGTTGTTTGCGTGAAGCCTGCGGCATTGAGCACCAGTTTGAAGTTCTGGTGCGCCATGCACACGCAAAATGTGTGGGTGCCACTTCCTCCGGCCAAAACGCAGTGAGGCCAAAACGCAAACTTGCGAATGAAGAGAATCCGCATTTGAGATTGCAACTTTTTTTCCATTCCTCGTAAAGTTCTCGCAAATTCAGCAAAAGCAGTCGTTTTTGTTGACCGCGGATGACGTCTTTTTTTCCCGGTAGACAGTATGAAACCAAATCGTCTTCAtaaaatttctaaaaaaaaatgtacattaaTATATTTCCAAACAAAATATCTCTCGTTTTCTCTCACACTTCGTCGGCAGCACTGCGGATAGCCGAAGAATGTGTGTAAAAACGTGAAAGCACACAGGAGCATACGATCTTTCCACCTGCGTGGTCGCCGCATATTTCCGTTGCCCCAAGGAAGCGTGGCGGCACAGTGAAGCGGACTTACGGGCCGACGCCCTGGGACGCGGCGAATGCTcaacataaaattttgtttctCGCTTAAAAGAAAAATCACTCTGATAAAGCTTTCACAAATAAATCTCCTTTGCTTAATCTTCCAAATTAGTGCAAGCATGCATTTTTACTTGAACCGCATCACCAATCTACATGTGCCTAACATGGGGAATTTCACACATTTTCCAATGTTTGCGCCCCTTCCACTTCGAAACTACTCGGTCATCGacttcaatacttttttttcgcatttactgCCAACTATCCAGTCAGGTGATATAGTTGTATTGTGCCTGTAGACTTTGTATAATTTTCAAAAAATAATCAAAACGGACGCAGAATAGCCGTAATGCTTCCCCACAAAGCACTTTGTGAGACATAGTAGTGGCCGCCAATGGGAGAGAATAAGAAAGCGCCATTCCTTTTCTAGCAAATCGCAGATATTTAAGGCGTTCCGTGTAGTATTGTATTTTTGAGAGTATTTTTCGGCAACCTAGGTTTGACCCACTACAGCAACATTCAAATCACTGTAAGAGACAGAAAAAATATTTTCTTGCAAAAATACTTTACGAGGACAAATAGTGCACTAAAAAGATCGCCCACAATTTTTTAGAATAGAATCGGAGAGGGTTGAGCTCAATGTTTGGGACGTTTGGCGTGGAATGGCCCAGGGTTAAGACAATGTAAATACAGTGGCTACTGACACAGCCGTGTTCCCAGGGAACACGGGAGTATGAAAGTCAAGCTCACAAAATGAGGTTTCCTTTTAAAGGAACCTCTGGCATTAAAATTATTATTGGTGAAGCACATTTAGGGGTCATGTTTCAATGCTTCACTGACGCAGAGTGAACATGTTTCCCAACCGAGCATTTCAAGAAGTCATTAAGGCATGATTGTCAATAAGAGGTTAGGCCTAGTTAACCACTTAACAGATTCAGTGCACTCTTTGAAACTTCAAGGTGCAGAGAGATGGTGCCACGACACATCAGATCAGAAGCAACAATTTTTCCTTTCCATTGATTTCTAGCAAGGATGTCGCTtgtgcactgcaggaaagccctgCACAGATGCACAGAGGGAATAACTGCTGTGACCCACTTCGCAGTGAACATGTTACGGGGTTGAGGTATTTTGGAAAGATGTTAATATTTTCTCCCCCCCTAAGTTTCAAGTTCATTTCGTTGCTTATACATTTGGTCGTACAAAACATGCAAGAAGTGTTTGGACCCATAGACAAATGCTAGTAACGGGTCCAATGACAGCAGCTATTACAGCAGCCAAAGGATTGCTGAAAGTGCAgtaattttttaatgtgttgtatGTACCTCAATGTTTAAGCATGCTGAACTGTGTTTCAGTGTTTGAGCAGCTGCCCCGTCATTGTAGTAGATTGCAAAATATGCTTTGTCGCATGAACATTAATCACAGCATTCAATGTTTTGGCTCTTGTAGGAGACCATCCTGCTGGAACCCATGTTCGAGATCCCAGGTTCTGATGTGACAAGCGTGCACATTACACATGACTGTGCCATGGGAAAGTGTGCCCCACTGTACATTCGTGGCCGGCCAGTTGAACGGGACTTTTATGACGACAGCCCCTCTGCTGACCAGGAACGGGCTGTCAGTTCCTAGGGATGGTTGGTTGCAAAAACACTTGTGTCTTTCTCTTCACCCCATGCGCAGGACTGTTTATCTCGGACAAAACAGAAAACAGGAAATGCACCAGAGAAAGGGGTGACTGTGCAAAGACCTGTCAGGTCAAAAAAATGGTGAAAAAGCTACAAGTACCCTCCTGCATCTTGGAGCAAGATTCCCATTGTAGGAAACTGTTGGGTTTGAAACCCATTGTTTGTTATCCTCCAAAATTACTTGCTGTGGTGCACCAGCAACATTTCCATTTCATCTTTCATAGATAGATTGATGGAATGAATTTTGAAAGTACTCCTTAGCTCTTGTGCACACTTGTGGACTTTAAAAATTCTGATTGTGCCAGTGAGTTGAACTTCATGCTCAGAATGCCAGAGCAGCAGCTGGTCAAGTAGGCAACATTGTACGAATTGCAACCAACTGATCTCACTTTTTTTGTCAGTATCCTCAAGGGCAGCTTGAGACCAAAGCATGGGTTCTTGAAAGACAAGTCACATTTCATGCTGTACTTGCTGAAGTGTTGCAGATATCGATTTCGGCAACACTGAGCTTCAGGGTTTTAGACACAGTGAGGAGAGTCTTGACCCTAGTTCTCGGTGTAGACAACCTTTGAGCAATGCCGTACTGCAATTACGTTTTGGTACACAGAATAAATTTCTAGTACAGTGTTGAACAGCTGCTTGAACTTGACATTTGAATGTTGCGAGTGCATCCAACAGGAGGCATTTATCTTGGTTGACCTTGAGTGAGACTGAGCCAAATGTGGAAATGAACATCTTTCCAAACACCTTTTAAAACGTAATAAATTAATTTACAGAGTGAAAATGCTGGCTGGCTCGTGGTGGCCGATGCGTTTTTCATTTCTGAAGCTATTTAAAGAGTCAGCCCTCATGATTTATGTTCGCCTACAAATAAGCATTTCTGCAACTTCGCTTACCGCTTTGAAGGGTAGAGACTTGGGCATGTTGGTAGCTCATGTTTAAAATAAGAACAGCGCGAGAGACGGGGATAAACACGTGTGTGTCTTCTTGGTTTGACCCCGTCTTTTGCGCTGTTCGTATTTTAAACATTGCTTACTGCTGTGGTGCAAAACATTCTAATTGTGTCGCGAAAGTAGCATTTTAGTTTTTTGGGAGAACATTgtcaaaagaaataaaaggaaaaccTGTATGATACTGTGCTATAGTGTGGCTGAATTGCAGCACTTGTTAATGGTGTAAATGGAAATAAAGACTCGGTTTTGCAAGTTTGCTTTACAAAATTCTTCACATTGCCATTACCAACGCTTGCACCAGTCAGCCGCTGGTCAACCACCTAACAAGAAAAACGGTATAATTTATTCTAACAATCACCTCTCTACTTCGTTACACACAAGCATCAAGACAGACCAGAGGTCACACAGTAAAGCTCTCGCCGCAACCGCAGGTACCCTTGACGTTAGGGTTGTTGAAAACAAACTCGCTGGACAGCTCTGTCTCAACGTAGTCCATTTCTGTGCCGAGAAGTGTTAGTTGAGCCTTGGTGTCGATGAAAACTTTGACTCCGTCCTGTTGCACTTCAACGTCGAACTTTCCTTTCTCAGTGGCGTAGTCTAAAACGTACGTGAGGCCATTGCAGCCCCGATGTTTCACACCAACTCGCAACCCGATGAAGTCTTTGTTCGTGGCTAGCAAAGTCTTGACGCGATCCACCGCTGTTTTGGTAAGTACGAGCGCGGCCCGTTGTGGCACGTTGAGCCGCTTGGAGCCCACTGCACGCACAGTAGCGGTGAGTTTCGATGCCATCTTGTGCCACAAGGCTTGACCAATTTCGCAATACAGGCGCACTGGTGCGGCACATTTACAGTCAGTGACTAGAAACAAACTGAACACGATCAGTGTGTCATGACATTTTCTCCGTGCGTAAAGGGCAGCTGCGACTCCAGCCAGCGAGGCGCTGCTCCAGCTTCTCCTGCGGCTGATCGCGACGAATTGCACAATAAAGTACAGTTAGTACAGTAgcgcaatttctttctctatggtagcGCCACGTAGCGCTGTGACAGCGAAGTTACAGGACAGAACTCCACAGTATCTCAGGCAATaacccctccccccgcccccagaaaaaaaagaaagttttgtttGTGCTCTTGTTGTTTCGCGAGTGAACTAATATGGCAAAAACCTGAGTGAGCTGCTCATAGTCAAATTGCTTTTAAGTAAAAATTATTAGCAAAATTATGGCGTctatgacgtaattttggctgcGTGCAGTCGGCAAAAGGACGGCCTTAGAGATTGACTTTTTTCAGGCTAAATTTGGAAACCAGCTATCGCTTATGATCGGCGGATCTGTCAAAATCGATGTGAATGTTGCATCTCATTAAAATACCAGTGTCATTTTAATGGCAGTGGTGAAAATAAATTGTTCTATTCTGCAGTGGGTTTTATCGACTACTAGAAAACTCGCGATGGAAATCTTAGAGGCCATTTATACCTGCCAgcatctgctgctgctcatgCTGCCGATAACTACTGCCTGCTTCTCCACCATAGGTGTTCTGTGGCTCCACCACAGGCTCCACTACGTAATGCGCGCTTCTGAACGCCTCAGGCCGTCAGGCGGCCGGTCTCCGCTTGTGTGCTGCGCGGTGCAGCTGGTACAAATGACGGGATGAGATCCTGTGCTTTTTGGTAAGGTTGCTGACTTTTGCGATTGTATTTGTTTTGTCAAGATATGGCCGCAGCGGGAAGAGTGCGGGTCAGTCGTGTAAATAACGGTGCATGCACGAACTTGCCGCTGTCTGTGCGTTTGTGCGAGACATTGCAGAACACTGAAATGAATTGTTTACATGGGTAATGATGCGTCTTTGTCACTAGCCAGCTGGTTTCTTACAATCTCTCCACATGGCCCGTCGAACGTTTTCGCTGCGCTGATCCTGCAACTCCTCTAGTGCTCTTACCAGTGAGCACAGCGAGTCCTGTGAGGGAGAAACGTTATCGGAACTGGACTAAGTACAGGTGTATATAGGGCAATTCGAAAACGCGTTTTCTTATGATACGTGTCCTTATGTCTTGTGAAAGAGCGCGCTGCGCAGCTCGCATACAGCCTTGCAGGTTGCGTTGTTTATATCTGCTCGTCTACATACGAGTTGCTTTGGTGTCGAAAGGCGTTTTGGGGTGCTCTTGTTGATCGCACTTTTTATTAAGGAACTTAAGGTAGTTTCGGAGCCTTCAGCTACGTCTTCCTTTGTCGCGTTTGTTCTAGCTGAAGGCAAAAGGCAGCACTTGGAGCGACAAAATTCTATGGCTTGAGCTGACACGCTTTCCAAGGATTGTCACTGTTGGAAAAGCTGGCATCGTACAACGATGGATGTCTCCGGCCAAAGCGATCCTGACCTTCCCGGAGATTGGACGTTTATGCCGTCTGAGGGAGAATTGATGGTAAGTCCTGCGCACTACTTGCGATCGGTTTACGAGACAAGTGAGATACTATAGATACCTGCTCTCGAAAACCTCGAGTGCTCGCCGTGAACGCGTTTACGCAATGCGATCACTTCATAAACACTGATAGCGCGATTGAAAGTTTCGCTACACGAAACTGTGTACtcgtatttattttattttttttaatgcatacTTCTAGTAGTTAACATAAAGGGTCGATGAGTAAACCTACGTTTGTCAGTGCATATTATCTGCTCTCGAGTTGCTTTGCTTGTTGATCTGTGCACGATGTCCCTCAGTGACCCACGACAGCGGAATTATAAGCGCCGTGCTGCATCTGGCGCATACGTGCCCCTGTACTTTATGGAATTCGAAAGCCTAGCGTGCAATAAAATAACCATTTTCCCCCGAAAGTGACTGCAATGTTTTAATCACTCTAACTATAAACAATGGTTTGTGGAACATAAAAGGGGTTCTTGGAGGATGTTttggtgtgtgtgtttgtgtgcattCACAAAAGTCTGTCATGTAACTGTTGTGTCGGTGCGGCTGCCATGGTTTCTCCCACTATGTCCACTGCTGTCACTTGCACGTGCTCAGTAGCTGTCACTCACGAGGCATTTGCTGAATGCGAGATGGTGAAAGTTGTACAGATATCTTATCACCTGCTGTAGGCGTGTTCCTTCCTGGATAGCTGCCAGCCATTGTTCTTTGCTCCACTGATGCCCTTGTGTCCCATTGAAGGGCTCACAGTGATACCCACCCCCAACGCTCGGTCCAATAGAATGCCGCGTTTCCGTAAAGCAGTTGCCCATGTGGCCACAGCGTGCACAACATAGTATATCCACCACATTCACATTAACTTTGGCAGTTGTCACACTGACAGAGCATGTTGCTGCTTTTGGCAGCTGAGTAGCTGTCAGCTCAGCGACTCCAAATGGCACAGGCAAAACAACAGTAAT
This genomic stretch from Dermacentor silvarum isolate Dsil-2018 chromosome 2, BIME_Dsil_1.4, whole genome shotgun sequence harbors:
- the LOC119443150 gene encoding iron-sulfur cluster assembly 1 homolog, mitochondrial, with amino-acid sequence MASKLTATVRAVGSKRLNVPQRAALVLTKTAVDRVKTLLATNKDFIGLRVGVKHRGCNGLTYVLDYATEKGKFDVEVQQDGVKVFIDTKAQLTLLGTEMDYVETELSSEFVFNNPNVKGTCGCGESFTV